Within Etheostoma spectabile isolate EspeVRDwgs_2016 unplaced genomic scaffold, UIUC_Espe_1.0 scaffold00018478, whole genome shotgun sequence, the genomic segment TGGTCAATAACAAAGTCTGTGGCCCTGTACTGTGAGATCAGACATCAAGCCTGAGCTGTCAGATTGCTCCTCCATCAGTTAGGATGCATCTTTGTTAAgagcaaaacacacatttcGCATTTCTTACCTGATCACCAAAAGCATGTCTGCCGATTGTTATGGCTTTTGTCCAACCGGGAACAAGACGAGGGATGTTTTTACAAAGGATTGGCTCACGGAAAACGGTGCCACCCAAGATGTTCCGGATGGTTCCATTAGGACTCTTCCACATCTTTTTCAGCTTAaactctgaaaaagaaaagtgtaaaaCTGTAAGCTTTTGCCATTTGAACTCAAAGCAAGGCTCAAGAAAAATTAAGAAACTCACTCATTAatatccaaaaagaaaaaaacatgcttttttatatttcacattACATGTATTCCTATGAAAATACTCACGCACATGCAGCGGATTTTATTACTTATGCAGCAATTGGTTGaaaaatttaatattttgtatttctaaACATTTTATAATGCTAGAAGTCATCTGATTTGCTGTATAAATTCCACACAAATGCTAGAATAGTACATATAGCACAGTTAGCGTATAATTAGGCCTTGTCAAACTTACCCTCAACTCGGGCCTCATCTGGGTGATGGTGGACACTTGACAGCCCATTGTATTTATTGGTCGCGAGAGCAGAGTCGATGGTGACCGGTTTCGTCTGTCGGTCACGGTAAGGCAGACCCAGGTCAAAGTACTCAGCTCAACATCACATTGGGCAGGATGGTGGACATGTACAAATTGAGGAGGTGCTGTaggaacccacacacacacacacacacaacacacacacacacaccacacaacacaccaccacacactacacaccacacacacacacacacacacacacacacacacacacacacacacacacacacacacacacacacacacatacaggcataTGTGGTTTAAGAGACCAATTTGCAGATTCTTGCGTGGCAGTGGTTTATGAGACCACACCTAACGCAACATCTGGTAAACTTAAAAGACATATCAAaaaattttgttttacatgcaGAACACAAATCTGACttcaaaatcatattttttcttttagaaaaataTGTGACATATCACAGGCTTACGGGGTCACACAAATGGTGGTTTGTGAAACCAACAGTGTTTATGAGGTCTGTttacatattacacacacacacaaaccaggtAACGGTATAAGAGGACTGACCAACATTACAAGACCTATAATAATGCAGTACTATATTTAATCtcttaaaaacctttttaaagacCCACTACAATCctcatttttagttattttcattctcagtggtctttaatttgttatgaaatTTTTagccaaaataacaaaactttTTGAGTTAGATTAATAATTGGATGACAAATTAATGACTGAATGTCAAccattactttttcaatgtgAGCAGCCAAGGCCAGATATGTGATTGACTGTTTTCCCTAAATGAGGTAATGGTTACTGGAGTCAGAGGTTTGATATTATGTTGGATGGAGGACAAAGGTCCTGACGGGCATCTAAGCAAAGTTTTGTCTATGGACCGGTATAGTAAATTCTGTATATTGTAGATGTGTTGGATCTGCCCATATTTGGGCATGTCTCAAACTTTTGGCATTATCTGTTTGGTTTCCCCAGAGGACACACACTTTAGAATTGAAAGGAGCATCAGAACTTAATGTGTACtgatcattcattcacttcTCCTTGATCaagtaaataaacattttcaacGCAAGACATCCTGGACTCATGTCTACTCTCTCCACTGATGTATGGGGCTGCATGATTAAAATCTCTAACAGCACGTAAAGTAACGATAATCgtgctttttttaatggattgtttaatattgtttctaattgtttttagaAGCTGATAATGCTTTTGATTGGTTGAGGTTATCAACCTGAAATAGACAATTCTGAGTGAATAAattcagaaaagaaagaaaatgaactgAGTTTCCTGCAcgtaatctgtttttttctagGCCTTTCAAGTTTGGCATGTTAAGGAAGAGTAAGAAACTTGACAAACACAAGCTGTTGTATGACACCATAGATATAGtctaaaaagacaacacaaaaaatgGAGTGCAAATGCACCAGTTGTTGTATTGGAGCCTTACTCACCCATAAAAATGTAGTCGACGTTAGAGGTGATCCTATCAGGATTTTTTGGGCCGATAACCGATACTGATCACGGGCTATTTGAAGCCTTAAATTTTTTGTGTAGCATTGCATATTGATGTAACTATTCTTGAGAACATTAACTTTCACAATTAGgagatttcaatttcaattcatttatttcaaagggaCAATGTGCAACATTGaacatattggaaaaaaaacaacattattgcaCCCCAATTGCAGCCAGAGGCTGATTTACATTGGCTGTCCCCCCGCCAGATGTTACCGGCAACTTcccagaaaaacattttaaaaaattacacttaataatatataatgtataatataacgattattatttgaaaattattttttgtttatcgTCACAACGCTGGCTGCACACATATTGTTTTTTAGTGTGGGTGGCGGTTTTGGCGCTTAAAAGTCAGCCCCTTGTTTCTCACAAAGTCTCTAATGTTTTGGCATGTTCTATTTTTCAGTGCTGGCTGTTCACATTCTTTGCAAACCACACACTCCTTCTTTGATGCTAAATGACCTTTAATTATGTGAGACTTGAAATGTCTCAGCACagctttttcttctgctttggtCCATGGTCTTCGTGTCTTGTCTTTGCGtactgaaaacaaacaggatgACATAATTGTTAGTATGGCTGGCTACGACTTTCATCCGGATAGAAACAATTAACCATGACAATTAATAGTGGTTTTGTGAAAGTGACTTTGCCAGCTGTTTACTAATTGTAGTAAATGACGTATTTCCTGTATGCGTGTGTCTGTAATCCGTAAAACTGTTTCCACTGCAAAAGGTTGCATATTTCgttcattaaaatgttgacttttCCACTTCCACCGTAAAACATTTCAAGCAATATTTCacgtttttttataaatttccaGCGTTttcattaagatttttttcctctgcaaattgaacataaaaaccccacttctctctttttgttgttctctgtttgtctctctgtccctgcaTGTTGatctgatgatggtgatgaCCTCTTTGTAGGCCCAGAAACTTAACTGAAGGTTAAGCACTGGATATTATAAACTTGATACGTATTATAATGTAACTTGATCATACCATTATGTACAGGAGGGAGTCCATCTGCATCAGGAGTGTCCATGTCTGAAAAATGTGTAACAGAAGAGCATAGTAGATGccttttattaaaaagtatttgttgttCAATTTTGTAAAGAAAGGAATTGAATATTATTTACTATATTAGTACTATATAACTGAGGACAAGAACTGAGGTTCAATAAACACTAATATCCAACATCAGTTAGctcaataaaagcagaaatagaTCATATAGGTTTACATTGTATTGAAACTTCATTTCCTGATCCAAGAAAAGTTTCGGGGTTCCAGTGATTTTCAGTCAAATATGTCTTTAGATGGCTGTTTCACATTTATCTGCAACCTGTGAAGACCATAAGTAATATGGCCGTTTCCACTGTTCATTGTTTATGCTTCAGTCAGCAAAAATAGTTTTATATGCTTCCAAAACAATATGGTTTTTATTATAGTTCAAGCacttttcaagcactttcaatgcccattttaaaactttttacaGCACCTTatacacaagttttattttcaaaatcaaacCTGCCTGAATCAATGTAAATGGGAGGATTTGAGCCAAATGACATTCAGCTGGGTCATTCTGTGTCAAATCCGACTAAATCCAGGAAAACAACTCTCTTAGATTTAgccttggttttgggacacattcttaATATATACAAGGTTTGATCAAAATCAGACAGTAACAACAACCCAGAATACTCTAACAGTGCACAGGCACCTGCCTGAAAAATAgcctattttaatttttttttaattacttcatTGCCAAGACATATATGTATCTACTGGAATAgagcagtttaaatattatataaggcCACCCTCAACTTTACAGTGGGCTACTAGCTAGGTGTGGGGGTGGGGAAAATCGATAAAccatcgcaatattttcagtggcaatactgtatcgaaacACAGGCGCTAAATAGGGATCTGTTATTGTGTATagtggtcagtttgtcccattttgcaacaattaaagtgacatgaacaaacagagacatttatctttttaaataaaacagatcTTGACAAAGTTTCGTTTtagggacgtcatttgaaattgggaaaaatttgaagttggaaaaaaggttatgaatTTCCCCCTGCCAGTGGGGCTCTCGGGCTTAGGAGGTTAAGAGGATTCTTAAGTCCTTAAGAATGTTTGAATCCGGGAAACGCGGCCATTGTTGTAAAGTGGCCAGGAGCtacacaagattaaaaaaataaatgatggaatAGGTAATAATTTAATCAATGGAGAGTGTCTAGAGCTAGTTTCCAGCAGTATGTACTATATGTACCAACATTATAGATCATATTCAAAGTACATACCGTTCAGTTCACGAGGACAATCTACCTCTGCTTTGTTGTGAATGTTTGTTGTGAATGTTTGTTCCTCCTcactctcatcatcatcatctgtgaCATCTGGACAAATAATGGGAAAGTActttaatttggttaaaaaacaaattaaaaaggttacattgtgTAATATCTGAATGTTGGAGCGTTATGTCAATGTTACTTTGGTAACTGACTCCGTTTCTGGATCAAGTCAGTTTTCAATGAACACACTTTCTGGAATACCTCCCACTAATAGATCACCGTGATGATTAAATCTAAGtttcaatgaataaataataaattcaaTCTGTGCCAACATGTCCTATACTGCTTTTTACTGCTATATTTTACATACTGCCTGTCCAACATATAGTCTCATAGATGCTGTGTTGTCCAGGGGATTGTACATCAATGTCACTGCCACATTGGACTACGCAAGACTGGcctgtaaataaacacacggaAACAGAGGCTGGGGCTTTCTGGACAGAAACCACAAAATTACATTTCTCACCTGATCTCAATAAGtcaccttgtaaaaaaaatctgacctgTTTCACCAATTTATGACATAGGCTCATGTTTAAGGGGCAAATGTGAAATACGATCAGGATGTCGGCACAGggttattattttgaaaatttacTGGATGCAGACGCACCGCATTTTATCAGTGTAGGTGACTTTTCCCCCACTGCGTCCTGTGAGCAGACCTCTGTCctggttttgttgttgaagttTGTAAATCCGGCTAGTTTGCTGGGgccacaaataaagaaaaaggaaaagctgTAGCTGCGAGGTGGAGTGAATGATCAATGGTGGTGCTACAACTGTGGGTCAGGACACCGGTTTTGTGATGCAAATGTGTTACTCTTTTGAACACATTGTTTTGTCAAGCAAAACACTTTCTTTGTGACCCCAGCAAACTAGCTGGAATTACAGAACTCTACAACACTGAAGCTGAGGATGTCATACAACttcatgtcaaaaaatgacctTAATAAGGCCTTACAACTCATGTTGCATATAAGAGCAAAAATTAGATCCATGAGGTCAAAAGAACTGCTCCAAGAGCTCAGGGAGAGTTGTAGAAAGGCACAGATATGAACAAGGCTAGAAATAACAAACCGGCATTTATTGTTTCTGAGAGCTCAGTGTCTCCAACCAGGACTGGCCATCCAGCCAAACTGAACAGTTGGGGGAGAAGAACCTTGATGAGAGAGGTAGCTAAGAACCTGAAGATGACTGTGACTGAGCTCCAGAGACCCAGGTTGCAGGCCGACAACCACTGCTGCAGATCTGCACAAAAGCTGGTCTCTATGGCAGAGGTGACCAATGAGAGCTTCTCCTCAgtgaaagacaaataaaaaggcTTCACAGTTACTCACAGCCTGGGAGTtcatcaggtttgttttttgcctttcaTGTGTTTCTGAAACTATCTCCATCTCCACACAGGATATCTGGAACTCAGTCAGAGGGATCTTTGGGGTGCTTACCTCTCTCACCAAGGTTCTTCTCCCTAGCTGTTCAGTTTGTCTGGCCAGTCAGCTGTAGGAAGAGTCCTGGTTGACCCAAACATCTTCCATATTACACTTATGGAGACCACTGAgctcttggaaaaaaaaggcagtagattttttttctagccTTGTCCAAATCTCTGTCTTGCTACAGCTCTCTCCGGGCTTTTCTTCAGCTCTTTTGACTTCATTTTTGTTCTGATATGCACTATGAACTGTAAggtcttatttaaaaaagtgtgttcATTGAAAATCCAAATCAAACCAATTCATTCAAGACAGCTGGACTCTGATGAAGGTGTGGAACCATCTCAAAGCTGAACAAAGAAAAATGGACGGCGCCTGAATGACCTACATTAGTGTGACAGCAAAGTTACGTATTTACTGAAGTATTTACCTGATAGCTTAATTAATTACTTTGAAACCACAAGATTCACAAAAGGCATGGTCTATAAAACTCCAGTAATGAAGCCCTCTAAAGatcctttaaaaccaagatTTCTTTAAATACATACTATAACCCCTTTAGGTctacattttacataaataacataagaaTTTTAATACCTTCAATTTCGTCAAGAGATTTTCCTTTAAGCTCATGCATCTTTCCCTTTTCCAGTGCAAGGAGCAACTTGGAAATTTTGGCACTCTGTATGGTAGGCTCTGACAGACGGTAGAACTGTCTATGTACTGATATATCGTGCCCCATAAAATCAGCAAGCTGATCTAGTTCATTGCTCTTCAAGTTCAGGATTTGTGATGTGGTCGCTATGTCTTTGCGCAGTTGAGTTGATCGTAGATACTCTGGCCTCTTGGCACCACACTCATCTGCGAGCTGTCTGAGACACTGATGTCCTCTGTAGTAAGTCAGACAATTTGGTACAGCAAACAAGTATTCATTTTGGTCTGGGACACCACattctttcctcttctcaatCATAATGTTGAGTCCATTTACCATCTTAGGTGTCAGCAGCACTGCTACCTTTCTATCCCTTTTTCCTTTTagttcaacacgctcaaaatagttgcagagtTTCTTTTCACACTCTGACAGCCCCAATTCATCAAgggtgtttgtttctttgtttctttccagAAAGTGTCTCAGTTTCATCTTTGAGACCTCCCCAACACGTCTTCTATTGAAAAGGACAATCTTGGTCAATGCGGCTTTTGCAAGGCTGGAGTAGTTCTGCACTGTTGTCTCCTTCTTTAATGCAGCAGTTGCTGATTCAACAGTTTTGTCAAGATGCTTGTTAAATTTCGTTACATCATCAGTGAGCGGTAATTTGGCTGTTTTGTTATATTTCAGGTCACTAATGGTGCTTAAGGCACAGTGGGATATGTACTCCGACCACTTTGCAGTATAAAGCTTCTGAAACGCCTTTGAGGATTTAATCAAGTTGTCATCTCCAGCCATAAGAGCATGACAATGAATGATGTCACTCACTTTCAACAGTGAGTGTCCAATTTTAAGTGCAAGGCTTGGAGTTTTGTAACAGTTCTTTTCTTTATCAAATCCTGCTGTTTCTTTTACTGCTTCAATTACTTCCATGAAATTACCTGGTTTTATGGCATCCTCTAAGGTTAGGATTAAAGACCTTTTGCGAATGGTTTGCAGGAATCTTCCCAGCTGACGGATTTTTTGGCGGATATAGTCATGTTTTGAAGGGTCATGTCCATGTTTTGCGAAAAGGGTGTCAGCATACCGAAGAAGGCAGAAGTCATTACGAATAACACTTGCAATGACATCGTCATGCATATGGCTTAACATTTTAAGCACCCCATCATCAACTGTGCTTGAACATGCTGACTGGATTGCAGATGCTAGGCCGAgcactctttttcttccttgatGATCCTGTTCCTCTGGTTTGGAGGAGCACCTTTTCATATGTCTCCATAGTTCTGGTCGCAAAAACATACCCTTACAATGGAtacaatattcatattttttgcattCAACCTTCTTGGCTCTGCGCTTCACTTTGAGCTGaccacttccttttttcagcaCATCTCTGTTATACTCAAAGTTTCCCCTGTTGCGAAGATTCTCTAGAAGCTTCTTCCTAGTTGTTGAGCTTGCTGGGAGACTAAGGGCATATGCAACATCAGAATTCTCTTTTATGTGAGTTTTATAATGCCGCgctattttgaaatgaaaatccTTGCAAATGAAGCAGAAATTTTGTCCTGCTTTTACAACACTGGTTGAAGGTACTGTGTTGGTGCAAGATTGTCCAGTGTTAGGGGTGTCATCTGTGACATTACAGTTCATAGAGGTATCCATTAGTGATTCTTCAGCGACCTGTAATGTTGGGTTTGCCAAGCTGTTTATTGGTTCCTCATCCTCTGTGTCACTTTCTGAGCCTGGAACGTATTCTGGATCAGATACATCATCCGATAGCTCCTCTTCACTGAAGTCACTTTTATTCTGATTAAAATacaaggaaaataaaagaaaccatAAGGCATACATAACACCTGTAATAAACACTACATGACAATCAACAAGCAACAAGCAACTGGACCTCATATGTTTCTCACTGTGCTTTTATAAACCACTACTGAgcgcgcagacacacacacaaactaggactgttcaaaatgtttaaaaagaaaaatattttaataacaaaagagaaaaattatTTCACATAAGTTGCTCAAAGCGGTCAAAATAATGAATGTGGAAGCAGTCTagggacaacaaatgttgtagaaATGCCACTGTGTGGACTATAGTTTAACTGCTGAGCACATGGCTAATTAATTATGCTCATACTCTGCtcgttcacttttatttttgttctgtttgtttgctgGCTTTTATTGTTGAAGTTTTGTTTCCAGTCATTCCATGTCAGAGAGTGTTAAACTCCACACCTCTCTTCTCCTGTTattttagattagatagataattGCGGTGGTAAACATACTACAACTATGGGTAGGAGGGGGAAGCGTAATTTAAGCAGATGGAGCAGTGTCGTTCACCTTGTGTTAAAGCCGCAGtacataagtaaaagtacgACGACGCTTAATTTATTAACAGTGAATTGAAGTCAAGTGGTAGATATGTTACCAAAGGTCAGTCGCTGAAGTAATTAAGTGGTTGCTCAAGTAGTTGAAAAGAAAATCTTGATTTAgcaatttcattttatcaacatcatcctaactaaaaaaaattacgATGTATAATcgatttatttatcacaaacacaCGGAAGTCTTTGTGCTAAAATAGTGCTTCTAACTGCTAAACACACAAGGGTTATTGGACCATATCAAATCATgagtcatatacagaagcagAAAGCGAGCATCTTTTCAGGTCATGTTAAAGAATTTCTTGCATTTGAAGCTATAccaacaaatgtacaaacaaaccTCTTCAGGGAGCACTGTAGAGGAGAGAAATGGTGTGTTGCCTGCAGATAGAGAGACGACTGGTGAGTGGTCTGCAGATGGAGAGACAACTGGTGAGTGGTCTGCAGATGGAGAGACAACTGGTGTGTGGTCTGTAGATGGAGAGACGACAGTTGAGTGGTCTGTAGATGGAGAGACGACAGTTGAGTGGTCTGTAGATGGAGAGACGACAGTTGAGTGGTCTGTAGATGGAGAGACGGCTGGTGTGTGGAGAACAGGTTTCTCTACTGTACATGGAGCCATAGGCtgatggaggggaaaaaagggagaacagaggagaatgaaagagggagacatGGCAGTTATTTCAATGTAGAACATCTGCTGCTGAAATACTGAATTTGAAATTGAGCTGATCTACCaactcacacacattaaatattatcTGAACATATTTAGCTAGAACATTTACTGAGCAGACtcacaatatttacattttgctcAATGGTGAATACCTTGTGAAATTTGATTCTATAACTCATAATTGAACGGCAATTTTTGGAAACGTGGTTAACAAATAATGACAAGTCAATGAGGATGCTGCCATTACATCTTTGGTATAGTGGACTGCTAGGGTATTTCACCTTACTGATGTTTTCAAAGTTcatacaatttcaaatgtaatttgtgttttgttttcaaatcaaaatagAGGTATCAGCATCTGTGAGAGTCCACAGTCAAAGAATTATTTTGGTGACATCAATTTGAGAATACATTTTGTTACATTCACTGTTAACACCAAATCTATTACCCATGACACAGAATACACTATTTGAACTAACACTTTAAACCTTTTGGAAAAGCAGTTCAATAAATATCTTTTTATGCCAGTTCTTAGTGCTTATGTAGGTGTAGGTGGCATAAAAACCTTATGGATACTGCTTCCAGTAAAGGGTTACCAAAATAACTACTTACCAaagtcttttgtcttttgtctttggaGTGAAAGCAGTATGTATGCCAGACAGTGGTGCAAACtgttaaaaccacaaaatactAAGGTTAGcattaatgttgtaatgtttcacAATGAAGCTACAAAGATATGTACAGCTCGTCAGTGCTACTGTTGAGGAAAACAGGAGGAATTTTGTGCATTCCACACAGAGACCTGAGCAAGATGGCCAGGCACATCCACTCAACACCATGGATCCCTTGTTGTGATGCTGCACAACAGCGTGTCGAACAGCAGGTAGACAGCATCGCTGGGATTtagctgtggtgtgtggtggtggctgGCCACTTCGCTTTGGTCTTGGGATGAAACTTGCCAAACCCCAGCCTCTACTGTGCTCCTACCGCTACTGCTGTAAACATCGTCAAAATCTCACCCAGTGTTGCTAGAAGACCACTAGTTATTTTTCCTCAGTGCATTGCGCCAGATTTTGACAATGtttacagcagaagcagcaAAGTAGAAACCACcatgttattttaataaactccaggggcctcatgtataaaagATTTAGCAGTTTTTATACCAGAAGATGGTGTATGgccaaaacattaaaagagtaCTTACatacagaggtgggtagtaacgagttacatttactccgttacatttacttgagtaagtttttgaaaaaaattgtacttctaggagtagttttaaatcactatacttttacttgtaactgagtagattagtgaagaagaaactgtactcttactccgctacatcaggctacaaggagctcgttacttttctttttacctctttggtattctacgcgtcattgtttttaccccagtgtacgtctcattttaatgttttattttgacagagagagagaaagtcttccgcttaaggtggttaccttaggaaaagtgcgaaacagcagctacatcatgcggcgtcttctgtgtcgaccaaaacaaacggacatgtgagcgttcaacaactcaacatctaacctgaggaaacgtagcggtagttttagtttctgctgtggagaggtggatctttgtcttttaggttacatacggtatgttttacacatgcagtatccatccaaatttaatgtgacaagtctctcacttaagctattttgtaattaataaattaattttaatttattttatcgattggatgaacaatagttcgcctaaatatgattattttgtatttttgtcggtctgattgatgcttgtgttaagaaataaatcagacgttactcaacagttactcactacttgagtagttttttcaccaagtacttttttactcttactcaagtaattatttggatgactacttttacttttacttgagtcatattattctgaagtaacagtacttttacttgagtaaaatttttggctactctacccacctctgcttacatacaaaaatattcacatgtataaaagcGGGCGTACGCCAGGTCCTGCGCACATTTCCTTTATACATCACAATCAACGCGAAGTTGAGCGCACGGGCACGAGCCACCGACTCCGCCTTACCTCCTCCTATAAATTAATATGGAAATGCCTGTAGATGCGCCCCGATGTCATTCTTTGTCCAATTTTCCGTCCTCATGTTTAACAGAGGTTAACATGTGTAACATTCTCCAGATGAATGATCAAACTTTTATGGAATATCAGCGACTGCTCAACAGTTTGCGTGATGGCCAGCACATTCTCCCATCAAGGTAattttttatacatcacaaaGTGTCCGTGAAAACCAGCGTACGCAAACTTTTTGTTTGTACGCAACGtttatacatgaggcccctggtGTACTTCAGGGCCTTCATCTCGCAATGTGGGCCACTTGTTTTTTCACAGAGTCAATAGCTTGACTCATTGAACAGCCTAATATCTGATTTCTTCACTTTTCTgtataacaataacaaagttcatgttttttccttaattttttgatttggaaaacaaTGGGTGCAGTTTTCTTAATGCATGTTCACTTGTGAATCTTTAAACTATGATGAGGATTTTAAGGCTTCATTCGCTTTTTAACCTATTTCTGCTGGATGCTTCGCACCGACACattacatctaccgccggttactgcgttgaacctgccggctgctgcgtggtgCAGCATTTTGTATCCGCCtgtcttttcatgacgcgtgcaTCAGAGAACGCaacgtcattggttcaaatacacatgaggcgggtcttgttggctatttaaagccatgtgaccaccaaaatgtaccgtagtttgctgaaaatcatgtcaatcaacgagacatacatgtgcgtttgtttatgaatttttgagagACAAGCAAGAAAATGGTTATGACAGAGGAAGATTTTGACAGCGAGGACAGTGACattgaggtggaagatagtgaggagtttgggagggaggacgtggtagatgatgatgatgatgaagaagtgCTGGATGATCCtttgcgccacgcagcagccggcaggaggttcagagttgcgcaatGCAGTAACCAGCGGAAGATGTAATGTGTcggcgcgaagcatccggcacaaacgtgttaaaaacaactttaagt encodes:
- the LOC116680494 gene encoding uncharacterized protein LOC116680494; its protein translation is MKKIEVDGVPSLCLFAIVDIEEGQEITYDYGGENLPWRSSQRHQISKPMAPSTVEKPVLHTPVVSPSTGDIPFLSSTVLPEEQQAKRPGGCNDGFEEQRGRKRRKQDNSGGMRKRETDCKKHRVVKENLGSFEKCSLCRGPFSSLKWWGLRCEVCTTVWHTYCFHSKDKRQKTLPMAPCTVEKPVLHTPAVSPSTDHSTVVSPSTDHSTVVSPSTDHSTVVSPSTDHTPVVSPSADHSPVVSPSADHSPVVSLSAGNTPFLSSTVLPEENKSDFSEEELSDDVSDPEYVPGSESDTEDEEPINSLANPTLQVAEESLMDTSMNCNVTDDTPNTGQSCTNTVPSTSVVKAGQNFCFICKDFHFKIARHYKTHIKENSDVAYALSLPASSTTRKKLLENLRNRGNFEYNRDVLKKGSGQLKVKRRAKKVECKKYEYCIHCKGMFLRPELWRHMKRCSSKPEEQDHQGRKRVLGLASAIQSACSSTVDDGVLKMLSHMHDDVIASVIRNDFCLLRYADTLFAKHGHDPSKHDYIRQKIRQLGRFLQTIRKRSLILTLEDAIKPGNFMEVIEAVKETAGFDKEKNCYKTPSLALKIGHSLLKVSDIIHCHALMAGDDNLIKSSKAFQKLYTAKWSEYISHCALSTISDLKYNKTAKLPLTDDVTKFNKHLDKTVESATAALKKETTVQNYSSLAKAALTKIVLFNRRRVGEVSKMKLRHFLERNKETNTLDELGLSECEKKLCNYFERVELKGKRDRKVAVLLTPKMVNGLNIMIEKRKECGVPDQNEYLFAVPNCLTYYRGHQCLRQLADECGAKRPEYLRSTQLRKDIATTSQILNLKSNELDQLADFMGHDISVHRQFYRLSEPTIQSAKISKLLLALEKGKMHELKGKSLDEIEDVTDDDDESEEEQTFTTNIHNKAEVDCPRELNDMDTPDADGLPPVHNVRKDKTRRPWTKAEEKAVLRHFKSHIIKGHLASKKECVVCKECEQPALKNRTCQNIRDFVRNKGLTFKRQNRHPH
- the LOC116680495 gene encoding isocitrate dehydrogenase [NADP], mitochondrial-like — translated: MAEYFDLGLPYRDRQTKPVTIDSALATNKYNGLSSVHHHPDEARVEEFKLKKMWKSPNGTIRNILGGTVFREPILCKNIPRLVPGWTKAITIGRHAFGDQYRATDFVI